A genomic segment from Thermococcus sp. encodes:
- the thiI gene encoding tRNA uracil 4-sulfurtransferase ThiI yields the protein MIIVRYGEVGIKGGKRREFERKLRDNILAALRRKGIEGRAKIIRGRILVDAPDDAAGIIAKVPGVVSVSPAREMDYEEIPAYLKEVLKGLNPESFKVETQRLDKTFLKTSMEVNREIGAFIVENFGWKVDLKNPELVVGIEIIAGKAYVFLEKLRGVGGLPVGTQGKVVVLLSGGIDSPVAAFLMLKRGAEVIAVHFDQGLNARSVVEKVVDILEDYSPEPIELIVENHFEILKPYVSALVKAHLREWTCVVCKVAMLRRAAEIAREKGALGIVTGDSLGQVASQTLSNLYFETMSVRFPVHRPLLGMDKEEIVAIARKIGTYQAFLEYPYCDCPFRPERVVTSGKLERFQRVLEVLDGAGLKD from the coding sequence GTGATAATCGTGCGCTACGGCGAGGTCGGCATCAAGGGCGGCAAAAGGAGGGAGTTCGAGAGGAAGCTCAGGGACAACATACTCGCCGCGCTGAGGAGGAAGGGCATAGAGGGACGGGCGAAGATAATCAGGGGGCGGATACTGGTCGATGCCCCGGACGATGCGGCTGGAATAATCGCCAAAGTGCCCGGCGTGGTTTCCGTCTCTCCCGCTAGGGAGATGGACTACGAGGAGATTCCCGCCTACCTGAAGGAGGTTCTCAAAGGCCTCAACCCGGAGAGCTTCAAGGTTGAGACCCAGAGGCTCGACAAGACCTTCCTCAAGACCTCTATGGAGGTAAACCGCGAAATAGGTGCTTTCATCGTTGAGAACTTCGGCTGGAAGGTCGACCTCAAAAACCCGGAGCTCGTTGTCGGGATAGAGATAATAGCCGGGAAGGCCTACGTCTTCCTTGAGAAGCTCAGGGGAGTTGGCGGCCTGCCAGTTGGGACGCAGGGCAAAGTCGTCGTCCTGCTGAGCGGGGGCATAGATTCTCCGGTTGCCGCCTTCCTCATGCTCAAGAGGGGGGCTGAAGTCATCGCGGTGCACTTTGACCAGGGGCTGAACGCGAGGAGCGTCGTCGAGAAGGTCGTTGACATACTTGAGGACTACTCCCCTGAGCCGATAGAGCTGATAGTGGAGAACCACTTTGAGATCCTGAAGCCATACGTCTCGGCCCTGGTAAAGGCCCATCTCCGCGAGTGGACGTGCGTGGTCTGCAAGGTGGCGATGCTGAGGAGAGCTGCGGAGATAGCGAGGGAGAAGGGTGCGCTGGGGATAGTAACCGGAGACAGCCTCGGACAGGTGGCCTCACAAACCCTCTCGAACCTGTATTTCGAGACGATGAGCGTGCGCTTCCCGGTTCACAGGCCCCTCCTCGGCATGGACAAGGAGGAGATAGTGGCGATAGCGAGAAAGATAGGGACGTATCAGGCGTTCCTTGAGTACCCCTACTGCGACTGCCCGTTCCGCCCGGAAAGGGTCGTTACGAGCGGGAAGCTTGAGCGGTTCCAGAGGGTTCTGGAGGTTCTCGATGGGGCCGGGCTGAAGGATTGA
- a CDS encoding FprA family A-type flavoprotein produces MKAVEISPKVYWVGAKDWNRRVFDALISLPRGTSYNSYLIVGDEKTALIDTVYKDFEGNLGEKVNEVLDLGDIDYIIMNHAEPDHSGAIPYILKQNTKVSVVTTKKGAEIAKAYYDLPDERLIIVREGDEVSLGGKTLRFIEAPWLHWPETMFTYLLEDKILFTCDFFGAHIADGLYDDEVPDIMVHAQRYFGEIMMPFSSMVRKALQKIEGLDVDMIAPSHGPIYRNPQRIIDAHKKWSRGETQEKVLIVYVSMYGTNEEIARKLADRLIAEGIEVEVYDLVSSDIGDIAKDLVDSRAIVLAAPTVLAGAHPLAVYAAYLVKALRPPAKYALLIGSHGWYGKSNDALLEMLKGLNFELIGTLDIHARPSAGDYNEFLRLTDLLIKKVKEG; encoded by the coding sequence ATGAAAGCCGTCGAGATATCCCCAAAGGTTTATTGGGTGGGCGCTAAAGATTGGAACAGGAGGGTTTTTGATGCCCTTATCTCCCTACCTAGAGGGACATCCTATAACTCCTATCTAATAGTTGGAGATGAGAAAACTGCCCTCATAGACACTGTATATAAGGATTTTGAGGGTAACTTGGGAGAAAAAGTAAATGAGGTCCTTGATTTAGGGGATATAGATTACATAATCATGAATCATGCAGAACCTGATCATTCAGGTGCTATCCCTTATATCTTGAAGCAAAACACGAAGGTGTCGGTGGTTACAACGAAGAAAGGGGCTGAAATTGCAAAGGCATACTATGACCTCCCTGATGAAAGGTTAATCATTGTTAGAGAAGGCGACGAAGTTTCCCTCGGTGGAAAGACACTAAGGTTTATAGAAGCTCCTTGGTTGCATTGGCCTGAGACGATGTTCACCTATCTCTTAGAAGACAAGATACTATTCACTTGCGACTTCTTTGGGGCTCACATCGCGGATGGACTCTATGATGATGAAGTACCCGATATTATGGTCCATGCCCAGCGGTACTTCGGTGAGATAATGATGCCGTTCTCATCCATGGTGAGAAAGGCACTTCAAAAGATTGAGGGGCTTGATGTAGATATGATCGCTCCAAGCCACGGTCCAATATATCGGAACCCACAGAGGATAATAGATGCCCACAAGAAATGGAGTCGTGGCGAAACGCAGGAGAAGGTGCTCATAGTGTATGTGAGTATGTATGGGACCAATGAGGAGATTGCAAGGAAGCTTGCAGATCGTTTAATCGCCGAGGGAATAGAGGTTGAGGTTTATGATCTTGTGAGTTCTGATATTGGCGATATCGCCAAAGACCTTGTGGATTCCAGGGCAATAGTACTTGCCGCACCCACCGTCCTTGCAGGGGCCCATCCACTAGCTGTTTATGCGGCGTATCTTGTAAAAGCACTTAGACCACCAGCTAAATACGCATTGTTGATCGGCTCCCATGGATGGTATGGAAAGAGTAATGATGCCCTTTTAGAAATGTTAAAAGGATTAAACTTCGAACTCATAGGTACCCTGGACATCCACGCAAGACCCAGCGCTGGAGATTATAACGAGTTCCTCAGGCTGACGGATCTCCTTATAAAAAAGGTTAAGGAGGGGTGA
- a CDS encoding DUF302 domain-containing protein translates to MFGYRRKLDMGLKEAEEKFKAKLEERAYRVVMEFTPSDVVKAKLGVEMEPYRLLYVCNPKKFYDMTKVEYEIGSFAPCPMLLYEKDGEVYIAINTAEDIVDVIRDALEDVKAAIEEPSWSFPFILAPLIKRQTKEKGSGNPFQPVLPYYVGILVLYRPLRNHQWGVDDA, encoded by the coding sequence ATGTTCGGGTACAGGAGAAAGCTTGATATGGGCCTCAAGGAGGCCGAGGAGAAGTTTAAGGCAAAGCTTGAGGAGAGAGCCTACAGGGTCGTGATGGAATTCACGCCGAGCGACGTCGTTAAGGCCAAGCTCGGCGTTGAGATGGAGCCCTACAGGCTGCTCTACGTCTGCAACCCGAAGAAGTTCTACGACATGACCAAGGTCGAGTACGAGATCGGCTCCTTCGCCCCGTGCCCGATGCTCCTTTACGAGAAGGACGGCGAAGTATACATCGCGATAAACACGGCCGAGGACATTGTTGACGTTATCAGGGACGCGCTCGAGGATGTCAAAGCGGCCATTGAGGAGCCTTCATGGTCCTTTCCTTTTATTCTTGCCCCCCTCATAAAAAGGCAAACAAAAGAGAAAGGCTCAGGTAACCCTTTCCAGCCCGTCCTTCCTTATTATGTAGGTATCCTCGTGCTTTATCGCCCCCTCAGGAATCATCAATGGGGGGTGGATGATGCTTAA
- a CDS encoding DUF1858 domain-containing protein: MLDVRGLKAPQPAVMIVESLGKLKTGDTLEVLGDKPFVDMIPKLEEAGYSIDIKEIGNFFVLRVTKTENSKELNVEVKECDDELDEITEETNVAQLLKVYPESLKILVKYGFSPLENPEMRKTLAKTITLEGAKRLLGMSDDKFKEMMAELKALEKP, encoded by the coding sequence ATGCTCGATGTTAGGGGACTAAAGGCCCCACAACCCGCTGTTATGATAGTCGAGTCCCTCGGAAAGCTGAAAACCGGAGATACACTTGAGGTGCTCGGTGATAAGCCCTTCGTTGATATGATACCGAAGCTTGAAGAAGCTGGTTACTCCATTGATATCAAGGAGATTGGCAATTTCTTCGTGCTCAGGGTTACAAAAACTGAAAACTCGAAGGAGCTTAATGTGGAGGTCAAGGAGTGTGATGATGAACTTGATGAGATAACTGAGGAAACAAACGTGGCCCAGCTATTGAAGGTCTATCCTGAATCCCTCAAGATCCTCGTAAAGTACGGTTTTTCGCCGCTTGAGAACCCCGAAATGAGAAAAACTTTAGCTAAGACAATAACCCTGGAAGGGGCCAAGAGACTCCTCGGGATGAGCGATGACAAATTCAAAGAGATGATGGCGGAGCTTAAGGCCCTTGAAAAACCTTAA
- a CDS encoding cytochrome c biogenesis protein CcdA: protein MNPVKKALLILFILAFFSGVATAAEVSYGNLSFHDVSSENGLNALIKSHEGAYFFIFYHSESCPACQYMKESVFPTQTAEKALNGLVLVAVDVYRGRGITTLRYRVDGPVIVIQPGNSGYYTPKKAGEEISVGVPGTPTMVIFKAEKGTMVLKGVAVGALNPDGLAFFVEKAVGNSRISSTKTARPERAQRTGGLSLAVLLPIFSAGIVSVFSPCVLPVIVGALSLTFARRKVEVVIAGMVASFALLGALVGSLGNYASGIQGALYLIGGAGFIAIGASFVSERVSARLERLLSFSPAERVSSKRGLAYDFALGSALGATWLGCIAPYVGFAVITAALTGETLKGVIVMGTYSLGMGLTVYLITMSKDLAGG from the coding sequence GTGAACCCTGTGAAAAAGGCACTCCTGATTCTCTTCATTCTTGCGTTCTTCTCCGGTGTGGCCACCGCCGCAGAGGTGAGCTACGGAAATCTGTCATTTCACGATGTTTCAAGCGAGAACGGGCTCAATGCTCTGATTAAGTCCCACGAGGGAGCTTACTTCTTCATTTTCTATCACTCCGAGAGCTGTCCCGCCTGTCAGTACATGAAAGAAAGCGTCTTTCCCACCCAAACGGCAGAAAAAGCTCTCAACGGTCTCGTTCTGGTGGCGGTTGATGTCTACAGAGGCAGGGGGATAACAACGCTCCGCTATAGGGTTGATGGCCCAGTCATAGTCATCCAGCCGGGTAACAGCGGTTATTATACGCCGAAAAAGGCCGGTGAGGAGATAAGCGTCGGCGTTCCCGGCACGCCAACAATGGTCATCTTCAAGGCCGAGAAGGGAACTATGGTGCTGAAGGGAGTTGCGGTTGGTGCCCTCAACCCGGATGGGCTGGCGTTCTTCGTTGAAAAGGCGGTTGGGAACAGCAGAATAAGCAGCACAAAGACAGCCAGACCTGAGAGGGCACAGAGGACAGGTGGCCTCAGCCTCGCAGTTCTCCTCCCGATATTCTCAGCCGGTATCGTTAGCGTCTTCTCGCCCTGCGTCCTCCCGGTTATAGTTGGTGCCCTTTCCCTAACATTTGCAAGGAGAAAGGTTGAGGTAGTAATAGCCGGAATGGTGGCTTCCTTCGCCCTTCTCGGTGCCCTCGTCGGGAGCCTTGGGAACTACGCCTCGGGAATACAGGGAGCCCTCTACCTGATTGGAGGGGCTGGCTTCATAGCCATAGGCGCGAGTTTCGTGAGCGAGCGCGTCAGTGCGAGACTTGAAAGGCTCCTCAGCTTTTCCCCCGCCGAGAGGGTTTCCTCCAAAAGAGGCCTCGCCTACGACTTCGCCCTCGGCTCCGCATTGGGAGCGACGTGGCTGGGCTGTATAGCCCCGTACGTGGGATTCGCCGTTATAACCGCCGCCCTGACCGGGGAGACCCTCAAGGGAGTAATCGTTATGGGCACCTACAGCCTCGGGATGGGCCTCACCGTCTACCTCATCACGATGTCGAAGGACCTGGCGGGTGGATAA
- a CDS encoding nitroreductase family protein: MEFFEVLRKRRSVRRFQDRPVPRELVEKLLEAAFLSPSSFNKRPWHFIVVDDGEKLKALSEAKLGASGLATAPLVIVVTADEGRSDVWVEDASIAAEHIQLAAFDIGLSAFWVQIRNRMHDESKTAEDYVKELLGIPENYRVLCIIGVGYPAEKKPPRENVTEWGKVSLNGFGREFRRGEDEA, translated from the coding sequence ATGGAGTTCTTTGAAGTTCTGAGAAAGAGACGGAGTGTGAGGCGCTTTCAGGACAGGCCCGTGCCGCGTGAACTCGTGGAAAAGCTGCTTGAGGCTGCCTTTCTCTCGCCGAGTTCCTTCAACAAGAGGCCCTGGCACTTCATCGTTGTGGACGATGGAGAGAAGCTCAAGGCCCTCTCGGAGGCCAAGCTGGGGGCTTCGGGTCTGGCCACCGCGCCGCTGGTGATCGTTGTGACCGCGGACGAAGGCCGGAGCGACGTCTGGGTAGAGGACGCCAGCATAGCGGCGGAGCACATACAGCTGGCTGCCTTTGACATCGGACTCTCGGCATTCTGGGTTCAGATAAGGAACAGAATGCACGATGAAAGCAAAACCGCTGAGGATTACGTGAAGGAGCTTTTGGGAATTCCCGAAAACTACCGCGTGCTCTGCATAATCGGGGTTGGCTACCCAGCGGAGAAAAAGCCGCCCCGGGAAAACGTCACCGAGTGGGGGAAGGTGAGCCTCAACGGGTTTGGAAGGGAGTTCAGGAGGGGGGAGGATGAAGCTTAA
- a CDS encoding ThiF family adenylyltransferase, giving the protein MQVEMDFSRHFPIIGIEGQRKLSESTVAVVGAGALGSWEVYFLHKLGVGRIIVIDRDFVDESDLPRTIYTKEDVGKPKVEVLKERFGVVGHFEDLNPGTVGLLDEADLIIDGTDNIYTRQVINDYAVKNNKPWIYVGVLATYGNIMPIIPGKTACFRCLMPKLPERPLPTCAIAGIMSYLPSFAASLAVALAAKILLGEEVESELFFFDLKSMDFEKVRIPRREDCPACVRRELTFLEKRIKVERMCDGSIQVTPPVPMSINLDEFAERFEKLGIEYLKTSQFIQFEDDYAEILVFRTGRMVIRGAEDEKEAKNFFARYLGG; this is encoded by the coding sequence ATGCAGGTGGAAATGGACTTTTCAAGGCACTTCCCGATCATAGGAATCGAGGGACAGAGAAAGCTGAGCGAGAGCACCGTTGCCGTTGTCGGAGCCGGCGCGCTGGGCAGCTGGGAGGTCTACTTCCTCCACAAGCTCGGTGTCGGGAGGATAATCGTTATCGACAGGGACTTCGTTGACGAGAGCGACCTCCCCAGGACGATATACACCAAGGAGGACGTTGGAAAGCCGAAGGTTGAGGTTCTGAAGGAGCGGTTCGGGGTCGTGGGGCACTTCGAAGACCTCAACCCCGGGACGGTGGGTCTCCTAGACGAAGCTGACCTAATAATCGACGGGACGGACAACATCTACACGAGGCAGGTCATAAACGACTACGCGGTCAAGAACAACAAGCCCTGGATTTACGTGGGTGTCCTGGCAACCTACGGCAACATAATGCCGATAATCCCCGGAAAAACCGCCTGCTTCCGCTGTCTGATGCCCAAACTCCCTGAAAGGCCTTTGCCGACCTGTGCCATAGCCGGGATAATGAGCTACCTCCCGAGCTTCGCCGCATCGCTGGCGGTGGCACTGGCGGCGAAGATTCTGCTCGGCGAGGAGGTCGAGAGCGAACTGTTCTTCTTTGACCTCAAGAGCATGGACTTCGAGAAGGTCAGGATACCGAGGAGGGAGGACTGTCCCGCCTGTGTGAGGAGGGAACTCACGTTTCTCGAAAAGCGGATAAAGGTCGAGCGCATGTGCGACGGCTCGATACAGGTGACGCCGCCCGTACCCATGAGCATAAACCTCGACGAGTTTGCGGAGAGGTTTGAGAAGCTCGGCATCGAGTACCTGAAGACGAGCCAGTTCATCCAGTTCGAGGACGACTACGCCGAGATACTGGTGTTCAGGACGGGCAGAATGGTAATCCGCGGTGCCGAGGACGAGAAGGAGGCCAAGAACTTCTTCGCCCGCTACCTGGGTGGTTGA
- the sufC gene encoding Fe-S cluster assembly ATPase SufC has product MLKVENLHVNVAEKEILRGVDFELASGELHVVMGPNGSGKSTLALTIAGHPRYIVTEGRIIFDGEEVTRAKPEERARKGIFLSFQHPVEVEGVKVINFLQRALKNFRGVDEVEAYDMVFKAVEELGFEDSMLSRGLNVGFSGGERKKLEMLQAYLVKPKLLILDEPDSGVDVDSLKVIAGVIARLHREGTGILLITHYGRILEYLNPQRVHVLKEGKLVVSGGMELVKLIEEKGFAAVGENGATVKA; this is encoded by the coding sequence ATGCTGAAAGTGGAAAACCTCCATGTTAATGTTGCCGAAAAGGAAATCCTCAGGGGAGTGGACTTTGAACTCGCATCGGGCGAGCTCCACGTCGTCATGGGGCCAAACGGTTCAGGAAAGTCCACACTGGCTTTAACGATAGCTGGACATCCGAGGTACATCGTCACGGAGGGCAGGATAATCTTCGACGGGGAGGAGGTAACCAGGGCAAAGCCCGAGGAGAGGGCCAGGAAGGGAATCTTCCTGAGCTTCCAGCACCCCGTCGAGGTCGAGGGGGTCAAGGTCATAAACTTCCTCCAGAGGGCTCTGAAGAACTTCAGGGGCGTAGACGAGGTTGAAGCCTACGACATGGTATTCAAGGCAGTCGAGGAGCTCGGCTTTGAGGACTCGATGCTCTCAAGGGGACTGAACGTCGGCTTCTCCGGCGGCGAGAGGAAGAAGCTTGAGATGCTCCAGGCGTACCTTGTGAAGCCCAAGCTGCTCATTCTCGACGAGCCGGACAGTGGCGTCGATGTTGACTCGCTCAAGGTCATAGCCGGGGTAATAGCGAGGCTCCATAGAGAGGGCACCGGGATACTCCTCATCACGCACTACGGCAGAATACTGGAGTACCTCAACCCCCAGAGGGTTCACGTGCTCAAGGAGGGCAAACTGGTGGTTTCCGGCGGGATGGAGCTTGTAAAGCTCATCGAGGAGAAGGGCTTCGCGGCGGTGGGTGAGAATGGTGCAACAGTCAAGGCTTGA
- a CDS encoding DUF438 domain-containing protein, which produces MTELLNNREYKKEQLKKILLRIHEGESVEKLKEEFKRLLSNISPLEIPIIEQELVQEGISAKDIAKMCDIHVELFREAVKGTDELEERDLPDGHPLKTLYLENKEIMKDSEMLSLYARTLTTTNDERMREEILGVLEEIVNNLRKVGFTHYNREEMLTFPYIERRGITAVATVLWTKHDEVRFMIKYLAELLRKRNEMPWEEFVKLFKDKAGEASFALNDMVFRENNIYYPTLKALLSDGEWKAIRMQEDEMGYYKVDPPAWDPGEDVKPLHPWEINPELSVEQLLSLPKEVQEALKGQPLEFDKTELKRDGDIDLGTGYVNVEELKIIFEALPMDVTFIDKDDRVRFFSPGERIFDRTLSVLGRPVQLCHPPKSVYIVNKILQAFKEGRKKEATFWLHLGKKYVYIKYVPLFNERGEYIGTLEMTMDIAPYKKIEGEKRLIDWEELE; this is translated from the coding sequence ATGACTGAATTACTCAACAACAGGGAGTATAAAAAGGAGCAACTGAAAAAAATCCTACTGAGGATTCACGAGGGGGAGAGCGTTGAAAAGCTCAAAGAGGAGTTCAAAAGGTTACTAAGCAACATCTCACCTCTAGAAATACCTATTATAGAACAAGAGCTCGTCCAAGAGGGGATTTCAGCAAAGGACATAGCCAAGATGTGCGACATTCACGTTGAGCTTTTCCGGGAGGCAGTTAAAGGAACCGATGAACTTGAGGAGAGGGATTTGCCGGACGGCCACCCACTCAAGACCCTCTATCTCGAGAACAAGGAGATAATGAAGGACTCCGAAATGCTCAGCCTATACGCGAGAACACTGACAACTACCAATGACGAGCGCATGAGGGAAGAAATCCTGGGTGTCCTGGAGGAGATAGTCAACAACCTCAGAAAAGTCGGCTTCACCCACTACAACCGAGAGGAGATGCTGACATTTCCATATATTGAACGGAGGGGTATTACAGCGGTGGCCACCGTTCTCTGGACGAAGCACGACGAGGTAAGATTTATGATAAAGTACCTTGCCGAACTCCTGAGGAAGAGGAACGAAATGCCTTGGGAGGAGTTCGTTAAGCTCTTCAAGGACAAAGCCGGCGAGGCATCCTTCGCCCTCAACGATATGGTTTTTAGGGAGAACAACATATACTACCCAACACTCAAGGCCCTGCTAAGCGACGGCGAGTGGAAGGCCATTAGAATGCAGGAGGACGAGATGGGTTACTATAAGGTGGATCCGCCAGCTTGGGATCCCGGTGAGGATGTTAAACCGCTCCACCCATGGGAGATCAACCCGGAGCTGAGCGTAGAACAGCTACTGAGCCTCCCGAAGGAAGTTCAGGAAGCCCTCAAAGGTCAGCCTCTTGAGTTTGATAAAACGGAACTCAAGCGCGATGGCGACATAGACCTCGGGACAGGCTACGTTAATGTCGAGGAGCTTAAGATCATCTTCGAGGCCCTGCCGATGGACGTTACCTTTATAGACAAGGACGACCGCGTGAGGTTCTTCTCGCCGGGAGAGAGGATATTCGACAGAACGCTCTCAGTCCTTGGAAGACCGGTCCAGCTCTGCCACCCACCGAAGAGTGTTTACATTGTGAACAAGATACTCCAGGCCTTTAAGGAGGGCAGGAAGAAGGAAGCCACTTTCTGGCTCCATCTCGGGAAGAAGTACGTCTACATCAAATATGTTCCTCTCTTCAATGAGAGGGGCGAATACATCGGGACACTTGAGATGACGATGGACATCGCACCGTATAAAAAGATAGAGGGTGAAAAGAGACTGATAGACTGGGAGGAATTGGAATGA
- the sufB gene encoding Fe-S cluster assembly protein SufB: MVQQSRLEEILKAGSLEEILGTAVPYPKEIELRGEITEDVIREISRIKNEPEWMLRHRLKALELFKKLPMPRWVVGIEELDLESFSLYSKPEVGNEVKDWDDLPENIRKTFERLNIPEIEKRFLSGLTAVFDSESVYSQLKEEFEKKSIIMVPMEEAVQKYPDIVKRYFGRVFPAGEHKFSALHHALWSGGAFVYIPKGVRVPFPIEAFFVIGSALEGQFEHTLLIADEGSYVHFIEGCSAPMYKGFSFHDGMVEIYAHRNATVKFTTIQNWSRNVINFNNKRAIIEENAYVEWIEGSIGSHITYTYPSSVLKGEGARTAQYVVSLSNGPYLKDTGAKTWHLAPNTSSKIVSKSISANGGINIYRGLVRILKGAKNSTATVSCDSLILDEESKAYTYPHNQSDEPSASIIHEATTGKLGEDKLFYMNSRGISEEEAKSLIVLGFISEILEGLPFEYVEVLKKVIELEFSEVGGVG, encoded by the coding sequence ATGGTGCAACAGTCAAGGCTTGAGGAGATTCTCAAAGCTGGCTCGCTTGAGGAAATCCTGGGAACCGCCGTCCCCTACCCCAAGGAAATCGAGCTGCGCGGTGAGATCACCGAGGATGTCATCAGGGAAATATCCCGCATAAAGAACGAGCCCGAGTGGATGCTGAGGCACAGGCTCAAGGCGCTGGAGCTATTCAAGAAGCTCCCGATGCCCAGGTGGGTGGTCGGAATCGAGGAGCTTGACCTGGAGAGTTTCTCCCTCTACTCAAAGCCCGAGGTGGGCAACGAGGTTAAGGACTGGGACGACCTGCCGGAGAACATCAGGAAGACCTTTGAGAGGCTCAACATCCCGGAGATAGAGAAGAGGTTCCTCTCGGGCCTTACGGCGGTCTTCGACAGCGAGAGTGTCTACTCTCAGCTCAAGGAGGAGTTCGAGAAGAAGAGCATAATAATGGTGCCGATGGAGGAAGCGGTTCAGAAGTACCCGGACATCGTTAAGCGCTACTTCGGAAGGGTCTTCCCGGCTGGAGAGCACAAGTTTTCAGCTTTACACCACGCCCTCTGGAGCGGTGGGGCGTTCGTCTACATCCCGAAGGGAGTCAGGGTGCCCTTCCCGATAGAGGCCTTCTTCGTCATAGGCTCCGCGTTGGAGGGCCAGTTTGAGCACACCCTCCTAATAGCGGACGAGGGGAGCTACGTCCACTTCATAGAGGGCTGCAGCGCACCGATGTACAAGGGCTTCTCCTTCCACGACGGCATGGTCGAGATTTACGCCCACAGGAACGCCACGGTGAAGTTCACCACCATACAGAACTGGAGCAGGAACGTGATAAACTTCAACAACAAGAGGGCGATAATAGAGGAGAACGCCTACGTCGAGTGGATCGAGGGGAGCATAGGGAGCCACATAACCTACACCTACCCGTCGAGCGTCCTGAAGGGCGAGGGAGCGAGGACAGCCCAGTACGTCGTCTCGCTGAGCAACGGGCCGTATCTAAAGGACACCGGGGCAAAGACCTGGCACCTTGCTCCCAACACCAGCTCGAAGATAGTCTCCAAGAGCATAAGTGCCAACGGCGGGATAAACATCTACCGCGGCCTGGTGAGGATCTTGAAGGGAGCTAAAAATTCGACGGCGACTGTATCTTGTGACTCGCTCATCCTCGACGAGGAGAGCAAGGCCTACACCTACCCGCACAACCAGAGTGACGAGCCGAGCGCGAGCATAATCCATGAGGCAACCACAGGGAAGCTCGGCGAGGACAAGCTGTTCTACATGAACTCCAGGGGAATAAGCGAGGAAGAGGCGAAGAGCCTCATAGTCCTCGGCTTCATCAGCGAAATCCTTGAAGG
- a CDS encoding Xaa-Pro peptidase family protein — protein sequence MRGKEEIFRKRVERFQELLRENDIDGAVIRTLSTFIYFTGTKWLRPSLLIPAEGEPTVYVVKGEAELFREKSWVENVEEYQRAEDLMAGIVTWVATNGFTRVGHEFSVERDAYTFFLNLFKKLNPVVEVVDVLNLTMSLRMIKDGWELENIRKAGKIAQRGMKVAEETIAPGKSELEIAAEVVRELMLNGSEDPKVYVSTTPRAHAEPFRDLKVKENGVVTVVIGTDWNHYYSNTARTFVVGDPGERVKKALEVKEEALKLALEETKVGATLSTVEKKLADFFKEKGFGDAYLTGYTHGVGLLVEEPPMPTIIVQTRAEKVQENMVLSIIHPPLMIPEGAIKHEDTYIIRKDGLERVT from the coding sequence ATGAGGGGAAAAGAGGAGATATTCAGGAAAAGGGTTGAACGCTTCCAGGAACTCCTCAGGGAGAACGACATAGACGGGGCAGTTATAAGAACCCTCTCCACTTTCATCTACTTTACGGGGACGAAATGGCTCCGCCCAAGCCTTCTCATCCCAGCAGAGGGCGAGCCGACTGTCTACGTCGTCAAGGGCGAGGCAGAGCTTTTCAGGGAGAAAAGCTGGGTAGAGAACGTAGAGGAATACCAACGCGCCGAAGATTTAATGGCCGGAATCGTGACGTGGGTAGCCACGAACGGCTTTACGAGGGTTGGCCACGAGTTCAGCGTCGAGAGAGATGCCTATACCTTCTTCCTCAATCTCTTCAAGAAGTTAAACCCCGTTGTGGAGGTTGTTGACGTCCTAAACCTCACCATGAGTCTGAGGATGATAAAGGACGGCTGGGAGCTTGAGAACATCAGGAAGGCTGGAAAGATAGCTCAAAGGGGCATGAAGGTCGCGGAAGAAACAATAGCGCCGGGGAAGAGCGAACTGGAGATAGCGGCTGAAGTCGTCAGGGAGTTAATGCTCAACGGGAGCGAGGATCCAAAGGTCTACGTCTCAACCACACCCAGGGCTCATGCAGAGCCGTTTAGGGATCTTAAGGTTAAGGAGAACGGCGTTGTAACGGTAGTCATAGGGACGGACTGGAACCACTACTACTCCAATACAGCCAGGACCTTCGTGGTCGGAGACCCGGGGGAGAGGGTTAAAAAGGCACTAGAGGTTAAGGAGGAAGCCCTGAAGCTCGCCCTGGAGGAGACGAAGGTCGGGGCAACTCTGAGCACAGTCGAGAAGAAGCTCGCCGACTTCTTCAAGGAGAAAGGCTTTGGTGACGCCTACCTCACCGGGTATACCCATGGAGTTGGGTTACTCGTTGAGGAACCGCCTATGCCGACGATAATAGTGCAGACGAGGGCTGAAAAGGTTCAGGAGAATATGGTGTTAAGCATCATCCACCCCCCATTGATGATTCCTGAGGGGGCGATAAAGCACGAGGATACCTACATAATAAGGAAGGACGGGCTGGAAAGGGTTACCTGA